A single genomic interval of Coccidioides posadasii str. Silveira chromosome 1, complete sequence harbors:
- the MSS1 gene encoding mitochondrial splicing system protein (EggNog:ENOG410PFQT~COG:J~BUSCO:3532at33183), whose amino-acid sequence MRRIPGFLLRRVLSSRPLWTPFPYQRILSGPIPGKGHPSPARNLATARSPLHPTDGAPATIYALSTAPGRAAIAIVRVSGPACIQVYKGLCPGSPLPKPRYATLRTLCDPTQSPSSNAVLDSGALVLYFPAPKTVTGEDVLELHIHGSPAVIKAVLNAIPKCLENKIETGLESCIRYAEPGEFTRRAFLNDRLDLPQIEALGNTLAADTEQQRRLAIRGTSDTLSARYENWRQQLLYARGELEALIDFSEDQHFDESVDDFMISVTGQVRKLLNQIDVHIENASKGELLRSGIKIALLGAPNAGKSSLLNRIVGREAAIVSSEEGTTRDIVDVGVDLGGWLCKFGDMAGLRSAPPKLIGEERKDSTVIGEVEREGIRRAKARALESDLVIAVLSLEENQHGSALKLEAEVVGAIEDCLRLDKRVIVAINKTDRLNSDVTSRQYSNVVERICSTFQGLDKNQIYAISCKDAQDGSPDRRDPGNIQNFLRGLIHTFEEMAMPSRSEDEDNPYDLSYYQDSLGVTHRQSSNLKTCAQHLREFLSQTVQIQHANIASDNNNAQTPENALAKGQMFDENEVDIVLAAEHLRFAADSLAKITGRGEGGDVESVLGVVFEKFCVGK is encoded by the exons ATGCGAAGAATTCCCGGTTTTCTACTCCGTCGAGTATTGTCTTCCCGTCCGCTATGGACTCCGTTCCCCTACCAAAGGATTCTCAGCGGGCCAATTCCCGGAAAAGGCCACCCGTCACCCGCTAGGAACCTCGCTACGGCGCGGTCACCTCTACATCCTACGGATGGAGCTCCTGCAACGATATACGCTTTATCCACAGCACCAGGAAGAGCTGCAATAGCTATTGTGCGGGTATCTGGCCCTGCTTGTATACAG GTATACAAAGGCTTGTGCCCCGGATCTCCTCTGCCAAAGCCACGGTATGCTACTCTTAGAACATTATGTGATCCAACGCAATCTCCATCGTCGAATGCGGTTCTCGATTCAGGCGCCTTGGTCCTATACTTTCCGGCCCCAAAGACTGTAACAGGTGAAGACGTCCTTGAATTGCACATCCACGGCAGTCCTGCAGTGATTAAAGCGGTGCTCAATGCAATACCTAAATGTCTAGAGAACAAAATCGAGACCGGGCTAGAGTCATGCATCCGGTACGCTGAGCCAGGCGAATTCACTCGCCGAGCCTTTCTCAATGATCGCCTTGATCTTCCGCAGATTGAGGCATTAGGCAATACTTTAGCAGCCGATACCGAGCAGCAGCGGCGTCTAGCTATTAGGGGTACAAGCGATACTCTGTCTGCAAGATATGAGAATTGGAGGCAACAGTTGCTGTATGCTCGAGGCGAGCTGGAGGCGCTAATTGATTTTTCTGAGGACCAACATTTCGATGAATCTGTAGATGATTTTATGATTTCCGTCACGGGACAAGTTCGAAAACTGCTAAACCAGATCGATGTTCACATTGAAAATGCCTCGAAAGGAGAATTGCTGCGAAGCGGAATCAAAATCGCATTGCTTGGTGCCCCTAACGCCGGAAAGAGCTCGCTGCTAAATCGAATTGTGGGGCGAGAAGCAGCAATTGTTAGTAGCGAAGAAGGAACCACTCGTGACATTGTTGATGTTGGCGTTGACCTTGGCGGTTGGCTTTGCAAGTTTGGAGACATGGCGGGACTGCGGTCTGCGCCACCTAAGCTCATTGGTGAAGAGCGCAAGGATTCTACTGTTATTGGAGAAGTGGAAAGGGAAGGTATACGTCGAGCCAAGGCGCGAGCATTGGAGTCAGATCTTGTTATCGCAGTTTTGTCACTTGAGGAGAACCAGCATGGCTCCGCGCTAAAGCTGGAAGCTGAGGTGGTTGGCGCGATTGAGGATTGCTTGCGTCTCGACAAGCGAGTGATCGTTGCGATCAACAAAACTGATAGGTTAAACTCGGATGTTACTAGTCGGCAATACTCGAACGTGGTGGAAAGGATTTGCTCCACGTTCCAGGGACTCGACAAAAACCAAATTTACGCAATTTCCTGCAAGGATGCGCAGGATGGGTCTCCCGACCGACGGGACCCCGGTAATATACAAAACTTCCTAAGAGGCTTAATTCACACATTCGAGGAAATGGCGATGCCCTCTCGATCAGAAGATGAGGATAATCCTTATGACCTTTCTTATTATCAGGACTCACTTGGAGTCACGCACCGACAAAGTTCTAATCTAAAAACATGCGCCCAACATCTAAGAGAATTTCTATCCCAAACCGTGCAAATCCAACACGCTAATATCGCAAGTGACAACAATAATGCACAAACTCCGGAAAATGCGCTCGCTAAAGGTCAAATGTTTGACGAAAACGAAGTTGATATCGTGTTGGCGGCAGAACATTTGCGATTTGCGGCGGATTCGCTAGCGAAGATTACCGGCCGCGGCGAAGGTGGTGACGTAGAGAGTGTCTTGGGAGTAGTGTTTGAAAA GTTTTGCGTAGGAAAATAA
- the LYS4 gene encoding mitochondrial Homoaconitase (BUSCO:98739at4751~EggNog:ENOG410PH1K~COG:E~BUSCO:1863at33183), with translation MTSYQQLLHRQVRGIATQASLGARRSLTRPLPFGRAQAYRLRASPVILNRRCPRLFSSKSCALSTDVFHSQREDPAAAAILSAMESSKAVPQTLTEKIVQRYSVGLPKDKYVKSGDYVTISPHRVMTHDNSWPVALKFMSIGASKLNDPNQIVMTLDHDVQNKSEKNLKKYEQIETFAKTHGVDFYPAGRGIGHQIMVEEGYAWPGTLVVASDSHSNMYGGVGCLGTPVVRTDAASIWATGKTWWQIPPVAKVTFRGVLPKGVTGKDVIVALCGLFDKDDVLNHAIEFTGSEETMRSIHIDDRLTIANMTTEWGALSGLFPVDSMLKGWLRSKATTAAMWGSTVPELQSSAAERFKHAALDQLFEEPLVADKGAKYAKELFLDLSTLSPYVAGPNSVKVATPLKELESQNIKVNKAYLVSCTNSRASDIAAAAKVFKEAAEKNGGKIPKIADGVKFYIAAASIPEQRAAEEAGDWQALLEAGAEPLPAGCGPCIGLGTGLLEPGEVGISATNRNFKGRMGSTEAKAYLSSPEVVAASALSGTISGPGWYEKPEGWTGVVRGEGDGNEMITAEQALEKVIGQLDSMVEDAEKLFASEESNSSGEEGLTEVYPGFPERVSGEIVFCDADNINTDGIYPGKYTYQDNIPYEQMGEYCMENYDTQFGKVAKAGDILVTGYNFGCGSSREQAATAILAKQIPLVVSGSFGNIFSRNSINNALMGLEVPRLITRLRETFGSDKTDSKQLTRRTGWTLTWDVRRSQIEIQEGLDGPKWTQKVGELPPNVQEIIALGGLEKWVKNSISS, from the exons ATGACCAGCTATCAGCAATTGCTGCATCGGCAGGTGCGCGGGATAGCCACGCAGGCTTCCCTGGGTGCACGGAGGTCCTTG ACCAGGCCTTTACCCTTTGGGCGGGCACAAGCTTATAGATTACGAGCGTCTCCTGTGATTTTGAATCGCCGGTGCCCTAGGCTCTTTTCTTCGAAATCATGCGCCTTGTCGACCGATGTTTTTCACTCCCAGAGAGAGGACCCTGCGGCAGCAGCTATCCTATCGGCGATGGAGTCATCCAAGGCCGTTCCCCAGACTCTTACGGAAAAGATCGTTCAACGCTACTCCGTTGGCCTTCCTAAGGACAAATATGTCAAATCTGGCGACTATGTTACAATTTCTCCCCATCGCGTCATGACTCACGACAACAGTTGGCCTGTTGCGTTGAAGTTTATGTCGATTGGCGCCTCCAAGCTGAATGACCCGAATCAGATTGTCATGACCCTCGATCACGACGTCCAGAATAAGTCGGAGAAGAATTTGAAAAAATACGAACAGATCGAGACGTTTGCTAAGACCCATGGAGTGGACTTCTACCCCGCTGGTAGGGGTATTGGTCATCAAATCATGGTTGAAGAGGGCTACGCCTGGCCGGGCACCTTGGTCGTCGCATCCGACAGTCACTCCAATATGTACGGCGGTGTTGGCTGTCTAGGAACACCGGTTGTGAGAACCGATGCTGCGAGTATCTGGGCCACAGGCAAGACATGGTGGCAGATTCCACCTGTAGCAAAAGTAACTTTCAGGGGAGTTCTACCAAAGGGGGTCACAGGAAAGGATGTCATCGTTGCACTCTGTGGCCTGTTTGATAAAGATGATGTCCTCAACCACGCCATTGAATTCACCGGGTCCGAGGAAACCATGAGAAGCATTCATATTGACGATCGCTTAACAATCGCCAACATGACAACCGAATGGGGAGCCTTGAGTGGACTCTTCCCCGTCGACTCAATGTTGAAAGGCTGGCTAAGATCAAAGGCAACTACGGCAGCTATGTGGGGATCAACTGTTCCCGAGCTTCAGAGTTCTGCCGCCGAGCGGTTTAAGCATGCTGCACTAGACCAGCTCTTTGAAGAGCCACTTGTCGCTGACAAAGGAGCTAAATACGCGAAGGAACTTTTCCTTGACCTTTCTACCCTATCACCATACGTCGCGGGACCAAATTCCGTCAAGGTCGCCACGCCACTAAAAGAGCTGGAGTCCCAGAACATCAAGGTGAACAAGGCATATCTAGTATCCTGCACGAATTCGAGAGCATCCGATATTGCTGCAGCTGCCAAGGTTTTTAAGGAAGCCGCCGAGAAGAACGGTGGAAAGATTCCCAAGATCGCAGACGGCGTCAAATTCTATATCGCCGCTGCGTCCATCCCCGAGCAACGCGCTGCCGAAGAGGCAGGTGACTGGCAGGCGCTTCTCGAAGCTGGTGCTGAGCCCCTTCCAGCCGGCTGTGGCCCATGTATTGGTCTTGGAACCGGTTTGCTGGAACCTGGAGAAGTCGGAATTAGTGCAACAAACCGGAACTTCAAGGGAAGAATGGGTAGCACAGAAGCTAAAGCATATCTCTCTAGTCCCGAAGTCGTTGCTGCCAGTGCTCTTAGCGGCACGATCAGTGGTCCTGGATGGTACGAAAAGCCTGAGGGATGGACTGGAGTTGTTCGCGGCGAGGGTGATGGCAATGAGATGATCACTGCTGAACAGGCCCTCGAGAAAGTGATCGGCCAGCTCGACAGTATGGTTGAGGACGCTGAAAAGCTGTTTGCGAGCGAAGAAAGTAATTCTTCGGGAGAAGAGGGTCTTACAGAGGTCTACCCCGGATTCCCTGAGCGGGTCTCTGGAGAAATCGTTTTTTGTGACGCTGATAACATCAATACTGATGGTATCTATCCCGGAAAATACACTTATCAGGACAACATTCCCTACGAGCAAATGGGCGAATACTGTATGGAGAACTATGACACCCAATTCGGTAAAGTTGCTAAGGCAGGAGATATCCTCGTGACCGGATACAACTTTGGCTGTGGAAGCTCTCGAGAGCAAGCCGCCACGGCGATCCTAGCCAAGCAAATCCCGCTTGTTGTTTCCGGCAGCTTTGGCAATATTTTCTCCCGGAACAGCATCAACAATGCACTTATGGGCCTCGAGGTGCCACGCCTGATAACTCGTCTAAGAGAGACTTTTGGAAGCGATAAGACCGATTCTAAGCAGCTCACCCGCCGAACCGGCTGGACTCTGACTTGGGATGTGCGCCGAAGTCAGATCGAGATCCAAGAAGGGCTCGATGGACCGAAGTGGACACAGAAGGTCGGCGAGCTGCCGCCGAATGTGCAGGAGATTATTGCCCTTGGCGGATTGGAGAAGTGGGTGAAGAATTCGATCTCATCGTGA
- the SER1_1 gene encoding Phosphoserine transaminase, variant 2 (BUSCO:160940at4751~EggNog:ENOG410PFY6~COG:E~BUSCO:7576at33183): MPLLPTSSSTIQNPALLTPPTAESSPSHAKRSSSTQYPNHTPIMPSRSEVAYFGAGPAPLPTPVVEGAAKAFVNFNDAGLGLGEISHRSPTANKILAETKEALTTLLDVPDNYEILFMQAGGSGEFSAVVYNLVSVWVERRRRKINAAPEETLVAELKKQIEEELKLDYLVTGSWSLKASQEAARLLGEKYVNVAVDARKDNGGKFGKIPSEETWNLTKTKKEGGKAAPAFVYFCDNETVDGVEFPSFPKVLEPNGGDEEDERIVVADMSSNFLSRKVDVSKYGIIFGGAQKNIGVAGIAVIIIRKDLLPPHTATPPPSLLRQLNIGGLPGPIVLDYATIAKNNSLYNTLPIFNLWVAGQVMINLVSLYGAKKVSGQEQIANTKAQLIYGALDKYPSVYTVVPEKDVRSRMNICFRVHGGDADKEKEFAIGAEKRLLQGLKGHRSVGGMRASNYNAVPLENVERLVQYLEDYANGRV; the protein is encoded by the exons ATGCCCCTCCTGCCCACGTCAAGCTCCACCATCCAAAATCCAGCATTACTAACTCCTCCAACCGCAGAATCATCACCATCCCACGCGAAGCGCAGCTCCTCTACGCAGTATCCAAATCACACGCCGATCATGCCCTCCCGGTCCGAGGTTGCTTACTTCGGCGCGGGCCCCGCCCCGCTCCCCACCCCTGTTGTCGAAGGTGCCGCCAAAGCTTTCGTCAACTTCAACGATGCCGGTCTTGGTCTTGGAGAGATCTCCCATCGCTCCCCAACGGCCAACAAGATCCTTGCAGAGACCAAAGAGGCCCTCACTACCCTCCTCGATGTCCCAGACAATTATGAAATCCTGTTCATGCAAGCCGGCGGGTCAGGAGAATTCAGCGCCGTGGTGTATAACCTCGTCAGTGTATGGGTCGAGAGAAGACGGCGGAAGATCAACGCTGCTCCAGAGGAGACACTTGTGGCGGAACTAAAGAAGCAGATCGAGGAGGAACTGAAGTTGGATTACCTTGTCACCGGATCATGGTCGTTGAAAGCGTCCCAGGAAGCAGCTCGGTTGCTTGGAGAAAAATATGTCAATGTTGCTGTTGATGCGAGGAAGGACAATGGAGGGAAGTTTGGCAAGATACCATCAGAAGAAACTTGGAATCTCACCAAGACGAAAAAAGAGGGCGGAAAAGCGGCCCCTGCCTTTGTCTATTTCTGTGACAATGAGACCGTGGACGGCGTAGAATTTCCGAGTTTCCCCAAGGTTTTGGAACCAAATGGCGgtgatgaggaggatgaaagaATCGTGGTCGCCGACATGAGCTCCAATTTCTTGAGCAGGAAAGTGGATGTTAGCAAATATGGAATCATATTT GGTGGCGCCCAAAAGAACATTGGTGTTGCTGGCATTGCAGTGATCATCATACGAAAAGATCTCCTACCTCCGCACACCGCCACCCCTCCGCCGTCGTTGCTCCGCCAGCTCAATATCGGCGGActtcccggtcccatcgtcCTCGATTATGCCACAATCGCCAAAAACAATTCGCTATATAATACCTTACCCATTTTCAACCTCTGGGTCGCCGGTCAAGTCATGATCAATTTAGTAAGCCTTTACGGAGCCAAAAAGGTTTCAGGGCAGGAGCAAATTGCAAACACAAAGGCTCAATTGATATACGGTGCGTTGGACAAGTATCCAAGTGTTTACACTGTTGTGCCAGAAAAGGACGTACGGAGCAGGATGAATATCTGCTTTCGTGTTCATGGAGGTGATGCAGACAAGGAAAAGGAGTTCGCTATCGGTGCAGAGAAGAGACTGCTTCAAGGGTTAAAGGGTCACCGGAGCGTCGGCGGAATGAGAGCCAGCAATTATAACGCCGTGCCACTTGAGAATGTCGAGAGACTTGTTCAGTATCTGGAGGATTACGCCAATGGACGTGTCTAA
- the SER1_1 gene encoding Phosphoserine transaminase (BUSCO:160940at4751~EggNog:ENOG410PFY6~COG:E~BUSCO:7576at33183): protein MPSRSEVAYFGAGPAPLPTPVVEGAAKAFVNFNDAGLGLGEISHRSPTANKILAETKEALTTLLDVPDNYEILFMQAGGSGEFSAVVYNLVSVWVERRRRKINAAPEETLVAELKKQIEEELKLDYLVTGSWSLKASQEAARLLGEKYVNVAVDARKDNGGKFGKIPSEETWNLTKTKKEGGKAAPAFVYFCDNETVDGVEFPSFPKVLEPNGGDEEDERIVVADMSSNFLSRKVDVSKYGIIFGGAQKNIGVAGIAVIIIRKDLLPPHTATPPPSLLRQLNIGGLPGPIVLDYATIAKNNSLYNTLPIFNLWVAGQVMINLVSLYGAKKVSGQEQIANTKAQLIYGALDKYPSVYTVVPEKDVRSRMNICFRVHGGDADKEKEFAIGAEKRLLQGLKGHRSVGGMRASNYNAVPLENVERLVQYLEDYANGRV, encoded by the exons ATGCCCTCCCGGTCCGAGGTTGCTTACTTCGGCGCGGGCCCCGCCCCGCTCCCCACCCCTGTTGTCGAAGGTGCCGCCAAAGCTTTCGTCAACTTCAACGATGCCGGTCTTGGTCTTGGAGAGATCTCCCATCGCTCCCCAACGGCCAACAAGATCCTTGCAGAGACCAAAGAGGCCCTCACTACCCTCCTCGATGTCCCAGACAATTATGAAATCCTGTTCATGCAAGCCGGCGGGTCAGGAGAATTCAGCGCCGTGGTGTATAACCTCGTCAGTGTATGGGTCGAGAGAAGACGGCGGAAGATCAACGCTGCTCCAGAGGAGACACTTGTGGCGGAACTAAAGAAGCAGATCGAGGAGGAACTGAAGTTGGATTACCTTGTCACCGGATCATGGTCGTTGAAAGCGTCCCAGGAAGCAGCTCGGTTGCTTGGAGAAAAATATGTCAATGTTGCTGTTGATGCGAGGAAGGACAATGGAGGGAAGTTTGGCAAGATACCATCAGAAGAAACTTGGAATCTCACCAAGACGAAAAAAGAGGGCGGAAAAGCGGCCCCTGCCTTTGTCTATTTCTGTGACAATGAGACCGTGGACGGCGTAGAATTTCCGAGTTTCCCCAAGGTTTTGGAACCAAATGGCGgtgatgaggaggatgaaagaATCGTGGTCGCCGACATGAGCTCCAATTTCTTGAGCAGGAAAGTGGATGTTAGCAAATATGGAATCATATTT GGTGGCGCCCAAAAGAACATTGGTGTTGCTGGCATTGCAGTGATCATCATACGAAAAGATCTCCTACCTCCGCACACCGCCACCCCTCCGCCGTCGTTGCTCCGCCAGCTCAATATCGGCGGActtcccggtcccatcgtcCTCGATTATGCCACAATCGCCAAAAACAATTCGCTATATAATACCTTACCCATTTTCAACCTCTGGGTCGCCGGTCAAGTCATGATCAATTTAGTAAGCCTTTACGGAGCCAAAAAGGTTTCAGGGCAGGAGCAAATTGCAAACACAAAGGCTCAATTGATATACGGTGCGTTGGACAAGTATCCAAGTGTTTACACTGTTGTGCCAGAAAAGGACGTACGGAGCAGGATGAATATCTGCTTTCGTGTTCATGGAGGTGATGCAGACAAGGAAAAGGAGTTCGCTATCGGTGCAGAGAAGAGACTGCTTCAAGGGTTAAAGGGTCACCGGAGCGTCGGCGGAATGAGAGCCAGCAATTATAACGCCGTGCCACTTGAGAATGTCGAGAGACTTGTTCAGTATCTGGAGGATTACGCCAATGGACGTGTCTAA
- the CYC2 gene encoding mitochondrial peripheral inner membrane protein (EggNog:ENOG410PFUM~COG:C~TransMembrane:1 (i50-69o)~BUSCO:9578at33183) yields MVAKFPAVWGLESTIRALAWKTCRNPRSVQFRENATSSNTSNSLPKRRRWLQITILTVAAGGIGAYLQYREKNSSSTLNPFTFTKYELISKAPISSTCSVFTLRPVKQAQNYEVYLEAWRKGLWSVQFKQPHLQVGRDYTPLPPIGEDELPIDEAVRDGDNLRFLIRREPEGEVSGYLHSLKPGAILEFRGPQMEFELPDDIREVLFIAGGTGIAPALQAAHTIFGERQLKDVRMRILWANRRREDCLGGRNDFPAAAPTSWWSRIFSGATSRRDDPELANEPKVFTVSQLEKLKLQSRGRLSVDYFVDEENTLIGKETILHFTGQMDKYETDNRRKTKLILISGPDGFISYLAGPKLWRNGVEIQGPLQGLLEQLNLKGWTVWKL; encoded by the coding sequence ATGGTCGCCAAATTTCCTGCAGTTTGGGGCCTCGAGTCGACCATAAGGGCGCTTGCCTGGAAGACCTGCCGGAACCCTCGAAGCGTCCAGTTTCGCGAGAATGCAACGAGTTCAAATACGAGCAATTCCTTACCGAAGAGACGCCGCTGGCTACAAATCACCATTTTGACCGTAGCCGCGGGCGGAATCGGTGCATACCTTCAATATCGCGAGAAAAACTCTAGTTCAACGTTAAATCCCTTCACGTTCACAAAGTACGAACTTATCTCCAAAGCACCCATCTCCTCCACGTGCAGCGTCTTCACCCTGCGGCCGGTCAAACAAGCGCAAAACTATGAAGTTTACTTGGAGGCGTGGAGAAAGGGGCTATGGAGCGTCCAATTCAAGCAGCCACACCTGCAGGTCGGACGAGATTATACGCCACTCCCGCCGATTGGGGAAGATGAGCTGCCGATCGATGAGGCTGTCAGGGACGGTGATAATTTGCGGTTTTTGATTCGGAGGGAGCCTGAGGGGGAAGTTTCAGGCTACTTGCATTCCCTGAAACCGGGAGCGATACTAGAGTTTCGCGGGCCGCAGATGGAGTTTGAACTGCCTGATGATATCCGCGAGGTCCTATTTATAGCGGGCGGGACCGGCATTGCACCAGCATTGCAGGCCGCGCATACTATTTTTGGGGAGAGACAGCTGAAAGACGTGAGAATGCGTATACTTTGGGCGAACAGACGGAGGGAAGATTGTCTGGGAGGACGAAATGATTTTCCAGCGGCAGCCCCTACTAGCTGGTGGTCAAGGATCTTTTCAGGCGCAACATCCAGGAGAGACGACCCGGAGCTGGCTAATGAGCCTAAAGTCTTTACTGTCTCACAGCTAGAAAAGCTTAAGCTTCAATCTCGCGGCCGGTTGTCTGTTGACTACTTCGTGGACGAAGAGAACACCCTCATTGGGAAAGAAACTATATTACACTTTACCGGTCAGATGGACAAATACGAGACAGACAATCGACGGAAAACAAAATTGATCCTAATATCAGGACCAGATGGATTCATTAGTTATCTAGCAGGCCCGAAATTGTGGAGAAACGGAGTCGAAATTCAGGGTCCTCTCCAGGGTCTTCTTGAACAACTTAACCTGAAGGGTTGGACTGTCTGGAAACTATAA
- a CDS encoding uncharacterized protein (EggNog:ENOG410PI2A~COG:E~TransMembrane:12 (i126-145o157-180i192-213o219-237i249-269o275-301i359-381o401-422i480-503o509-533i545-565o571-587i)~BUSCO:4909at33183), whose protein sequence is MAPITFSDPVRPGAGAARDSLELASLASSESRNQTSRSSSPSGVSSSRRVSLENQDPLSDSPYDITRQRHARSYSVSSAFDFGSNLFPLSQTVGGYAPLGAPSASSLEHHVGLVDGSLEKRKTLTYLNGLSLIIGLIIGSGIFSSPGRVSTNTGSPGASLIIWAVAGVLAWTGAASYAELGGAIPLNGGAQVYLAKIFGELAGFLFAWCAVFVLKPGSAAIIAIIFGEYVVRAIVGADADMISPWINKGVALLGIVFVTFMNCISTRLGTRIGDLFMFFKFIALLGVTITGIIVACTGLSYDGKPNMDWKTTGWFEGTNKDISSWAVALYAGLWAFDGWDNTNYVTGEFKHANRDLPRVIHTAMPLVILCYILANVAYFFVLPSSTIAATNTVAVQFGGKVFGPIGALIIALVVSGSCIGALNATTFTSGRLVYAAGREGYLPSIFSKIGIGGSASPTGGRLRTRSWFHKLLIRLLGDDIGIGYTPIYAMIFNSTLCVCYVAVGEFGTLVTFYGVAGYTFYFLTVLGLIVLRIREPHLERPYKTWIATPIIFCCVSLFLLSRAVFAEPLQTLIVVAFIAAGIPVYFWRISQRDGKSQLAGGWWKFWRRWGR, encoded by the exons ATGGCGCCTATAACGTTCTCTGATCCTGTACGGCCTGGTGCAGGCGCGGCGCGAGATTCGCTCGAGCTCGCCTCCTTAGCTTCCTCCGAATCAAGAAACCAAACTTCGAGGTCATCGTCTCCCTCGGGGGTATCCTCGTCACGAAGAGTGTCTCTCGAAAACCAAGATCCGCTCTCAGACTCTCCGTACGACATTACGCGCCAAAGGCATGCCCGATCATACTCCGTTTCCTCTGCATTTGATTTCGGAAGCAACCTATTCCCTCTGTCGCAAACAGTCGGCGGGTACGCTCCCCTGGGGGCACCGTCTGCGTCGTCATTAGAACATCATGTCGGCCTGGTCGATGGCTCCCTCGAAAAGCGCAAGACTTTGACGTATCTTAATGGCTTATCTCTCATAATTGGCCTGATTATCGGTTCCGGAATCTTCTCTTCCCCGGGTCGCGTGAGCACAAACACCGGTTCCCCGGGCGCTTCCCTGATAATATGGGCTGTGGCTGGGGTTCTTGCCTGGACAGGCGCGGCGAGTTACGCGGAATTAGGAGGCGCAATCCCATTGAATGGGGGTGCACAGGTCTACCTGGCCAAGATATTTGGAGAGTTGGCGGGGTTCTTGTTCGCCTGGTGCGCGGTGTTCGTTTTAAAACCTGGCTCTGCTGCTATAATCGCCATAATCTTTGGGGAGTATGTCGTGCGTGCGATTGTTGGTGCGGATGCCGACATGATCAGCCCGTGGATCAACAAGGGTGTAGCTTTATTGGGAATCGTGTTTGTGACCTTTATGAACTGCATATCGACAAGGCTGGGTACAAGGATCGGAGATCTATTCATGTTCTTCAAGTTTATCGCACTTCTTGGAGTTACCATAACGGGAATCATTGTCGCGTGTACCGGACTTTCATACGATGGAAAGCCAAATATGGATTGGAAAACCACTGGATGGTTTGAAGGGACCAACAAGGACATTTCCAGCTGGGCTGTGGCGTTATATGCTGGCCTCTGGGCTTTTGATGGATGGGACAAT ACAAACTATGTGACTGGAGAGTTTAAGCATGCGAACCGCGACCTACCTCGCGTTATCCATACTGCTATGCCTCTCGTTATCCTTTGCTACATACTCGCAAACGTTGCCTATTTCTTCGTCTTACCATCTTCCACCATCGCTGCAACCAACACCGTTGCCGTTCAGTTTGGAGGCAAGGTATTTGGTCCAATTGGAGCTTTGATCATCGCCCTCGTAGTCTCTGGTAGTTGTATTGGTGCATTAAACGCCACTACTTTTACCAGCGGAAGACTAGTGTATGCTGCCGGCAGGGAGGGATACCTTCCCTCCATCTTCAGCAAAATTGGAATCGGAGGTTCCGCCAGTCCCACCGGTGGCCGTTTGCGAACACGCTCGTGGTTCCATAAGCTCCTCATCCGCTTACTCGGAGACGACATCGGTATCGGTTACACCCCCATTTATGCTATGATTTTCAACAGCACTTTATGTGTGTGCTACGTTGCTGTGGGTGAATTCGGTACCCTAGTTACATTCTACGGCGTGGCCGGATATACGTTCTATTTCCTTACTGTGCTGGGTCTCATCGTTCTTCGAATCAGGGAGCCGCATTTAGAGCGTCCATACAAGACGTGGATAGCGACACCCATTATCTTTTGTTGTGTCAGCctgtttcttctcagcaGAGCTGTTTTCGCCGAGCCGTTGCAGACACTCATTGTAGTTGCTTTCATTGCAGCCGGTATTCCGGTATATTTCTGGAGAATATCCCAGCGAGATGGGAAAAGCCAACTGGCAGGGGGATGGTGGAAGTTCTGGAGGAGATGGGGGCGGTAG